Proteins encoded by one window of Tubulanus polymorphus chromosome 7, tnTubPoly1.2, whole genome shotgun sequence:
- the LOC141909119 gene encoding uncharacterized protein LOC141909119 — protein sequence MGAAILNSIQYNILNKEVESLIGSCSANMSKNKKKQVPLPPRPAIPYVNQIVEDIRNADINDVAFCNPNKTHIKRTVSAAGSNSGDDLNSLMIESFEDPTMDAESCRNYAEVDVLFQKVEQFISSNKQLENAPETLKQQNEHLTKVSQQLSETVEELRNQATISLSQS from the exons ATGggcgccgccattttgaattcaattcaatataatatATTGAACAAGGAAGTAGAATCTTTGATCGGGAGCTGCTCAGC AAATATGTCGaagaataaaaagaaacaGGTTCCACTTCCACCGAGACCAGCGATACCTTACGTGAATCAGATAGTTGAAGATATACGCAACGCAGATATAAATGACGTGGCTTTTTGTAACCCAAATAAAACACATATTAAACGCACTGTCTCGGCGG CGGGGTCAAACAGCGGTGATGATTTAAACAGTTTAATGATCGAATCGTTTGAAGACCCAACGATGGACGCGGAAAGTTGTCGAAACTATGCCGAGGTTGACGTATTGTTTCAGAAAGTCGAACAATTCATCAGTTCAAATAAACAATTAGAAAACGCTCCGGAGACGTTGAAACAACAGAACGAACATTTAACGAAAGTCAGTCAACAATTATCAGAGACAGTTGAGGAATTACGTAATCAAGCAACAATATCTCTATCTCAGTCGTGA
- the LOC141909118 gene encoding large ribosomal subunit protein uL29m-like, with protein MSSRFLWALKIFRSNLSSTGGCYSIFNQYRSVLHKNHTGDNYQNEILCRSFSTSRNQLDLMEFFDDKKNWEKEAIQCGRPWTHEELRIKSTVDLHKLWYVLLKERNVLLTMEAEYKRLHELFPAPERIFKVEESMENLQEIMAERDRAYNYLETGESGEREPYIHMNRMGRMVKRTPSEHHLPRWMNSKFSRRLIGPWINEFRRLEREKLMKESRSKDVNKHRYKKRMMEKFPHLDVEEL; from the exons ATGTCGAGTCGATTTCTTTGGGCCCTAAAAATATTTCGCAGTAATTTATCGAGCACCGGCGGCTGTTATTCTATATTCAATCAGTATCGGTCAGTTCTTCATAAAAACCACACCGGCgacaattatcaaaatgaaatact CTGccgttcattttcaacgagtCGAAACCAGCTTGATTTAATGGAATTTTTTGATGACAAGAAAAACTGGGAAAAAGAAGCGATTCAATGTg GTCGCCCTTGGACTCACGAAGAGCTCCGAATCAAAAGTACGGTTGACCTGCACAAACTATG gtatGTTCTGTTAAAAGAGAGGAACGTTCTTTTAACTATGGAAGCTGAATATAAAAGGTTACACGAACTATTTCCAGCCCCAGAACGCATCTTCAAG GTCGAGGAAAGTATGGAAAATCTTCAGGAGATAATGGCAGAACGCGATCGAGCGTATAATTACCTGGAGACGGGAGAGAGCGGAGAACGAGAGCCGTATATTCACATGAATAGAATGGGTCGTATGGTTAAACGAACCCCTTCCGAACATCATCTTCCGCGATGGATGAATTCGAAATTCTCGCGTCGATTGATCGGTCCGTGGATCAACGAATTCCGACGGTTAGAACGCGAGAAACTGATGAAAGAATCGCGAAGTAAAGACGTTAATAAACACCGTTATAAAAAGAGAATGATGGAAAAGTTTCCGCATCTGGATGTTGAAGAATTATag
- the LOC141909111 gene encoding tubulin alpha-2/alpha-4 chain: MPSDKTIGGGDDSFNTFFSETGAGKHVPRAVFVDLEPTVVDEVRTGTYRQLFHPEQLITGKEDAANNYARGHYTIGKEIVDLVLDRIRKLADQCTGLQGFLIFHSFGGGTGSGFASLLMERLSVDYGKKSKLEFAIYPAPQVSTAVVEPYNSILTTHTTLEHSDCAFMVDNEAIYDICRRNLDIERPTYTNLNRLIGQIVSSITASLRFDGALNVDLTEFQTNLVPYPRIHFPLVTYAPVISAEKAYHEQLSVAEITNACFEPANQMVKCDPRHGKYMACCMLYRGDVVPKDVNAAIATIKTKRTIQFVDWCPTGFKVGINYQPPTVVPGGDLAKVQRAVCMLSNTTAIAEAWARLDHKFDLMYAKRAFVHWYVGEGMEEGEFSEAREDLAALEKDYEEVGIDSVEGEGEDEGGDEY, translated from the exons ATGCCCAGCGATAAAACTATCGGAGGCGGCGACGACAGTTTCAACACTTTCTTCAGCGAGACGGGCGCCGGTAAACACGTGCCCAGAGCCGTGTTCGTCGATCTCGAGCCAACTGTAGTCG ATGAGGTCCGTACTGGAACTTACCGTCAACTGTTCCATCCCGAACAGCTGATCACCGGTAAAGAAGACGCCGCCAATAACTACGCTCGCGGTCACTACACGATCGGTAAAGAAATCGTCGATTTGGTTTTGGATCGAATTCGAAAACTT GCTGATCAATGCACCGGTTTACAAGGATTCCTGATCTTCCACAGTTTCGGCGGAGGAACCGGATCCGGTTTCGCTTCTCTCCTCATGGAACGACTTTCAGTCGATTACGGCAAGAAATCTAAACTGGAATTCGCTATTTATCCCGCTCCGCAG gTGTCGACGGCTGTAGTTGAACCTTACAACTCAATCCTCACAACTCACACAACTCTAGAACACTCGGACTGCGCTTTCATGGTCGATAACGAAGCCATCTACGATATCTGTCGCCGTAACCTCGATATCGAGCGTCCTACCTACACCAATCTGAACCGTCTGATCGGTCAGATTGTCAGCTCTATCACCGCTTCACTCAGGTTCGACGGCGCCCTGAACGTCGATTTAACCGAGTTTCAAACCAATCTGGTTCCATATCCGCGTATTCACTTCCCTCTGGTGACATATGCGCCGGTTATCTCCGCTGAGAAGGCTTACCACGAGCAGTTATCGGTAGCTGAAATCACTAACGCCTGTTTCGAACCGGCCAATCAGATGGTGAAATGCGACCCGCGTCACGGTAAATACATGGCCTGTTGTATGTTGTACCGAGGAGATGTCGTCCCTAAAGACGTCAACGCAGCGATCGCTACCATCAAAACCAAGAGAACCATCCAATTCGTCGACTGGTGCCCGACCGGGTTTAAAGTGGGTATCAACTACCAGCCTCCGACTGTCGTCCCGGGAGGTGATCTGGCCAAGGTACAGCGTGCTGTGTGTATGTTGAGTAACACGACCGCTATCGCTGAAGCCTGGGCTCGTCTCGATCACAAGTTCGATCTGATGTACGCTAAACGCGCGTTCGTTCACTGGTATGTCGGTGAGGGTATGGAGGAAGGAGAGTTCTCCGAGGCTCGTGAGGATTTAGCCGCTTTAGAGAAAGATTACGAAGAAGTTGGAATCGATTCGGTTGAAGGAGAAGGTGAAGATGAAGGCGGTGATGAATATTAA